A DNA window from Camelina sativa cultivar DH55 chromosome 13, Cs, whole genome shotgun sequence contains the following coding sequences:
- the LOC104734660 gene encoding nuclear transcription factor Y subunit A-10-like, with product MQTEELLSPPQTPWWNAFGSQPLTTESLSGDASDSLAEVKADTPETEQGVVDKQSSTTLLTFSPGGKKSSQDVPKPHVAFTMQAACFEFGFARPVIYTKHPHVEQYYGVLSAYGPQRSSGRVMLPLKMETEEDGTIYVNAKQYHGIIRRRLSRAKAEKLSRCRKPYIHHSRHLHAMRRPRGSGGRFLNTKKVDATKPSNSQSSEVFHPENRTMNSSREANMPNLSGSEVTSMDYFLSSSVYTPSGMVMPIKWNAATVDTGCYNLNT from the exons ATGCAAACTGAGGAACTTTTGTCGCCACCACAGACTCCATGGTGGAATGCTTTTGGATCTCAGCCGTTGACTACAGAGAGCCTCTCCGGAGACGCTTCTGATTCATTAGCCGAAGTTAAGGCAGATACTCCGGAGACAGAACAAGGTGTGGTGGATAAACAAAGTTCTACTACTCTCTTGACTTTCTCACCTG GTGGTAAAAAGAGTTCACAAGATGTGCCAAAGCCTCATGTTGCTTTCACGATGCAAGCAGCTTGCTTCGAGTTTGGATTTGCTCGGCCAGTG ATCTACACAAAGCATCCTCATGTAGAACAATACTATGGAGTTCTTTCAGCCTATGGACCTCAGAGGTCTTCCGGTCGAGTTATGCTGCCTCTAAAGATGGAGACAGAAGAGGATGGTACCATCTATGTGAACGCGAAGCAGTACCATGGAATTATTAGGCGACGACTGTCCAGAGCAAAGGCCGAAAAACTGAGTAGATGCCGTAAG CCATATATTCATCACTCGCGCCATCTCCATGCTATGCGCCGTCCTAGAGGATCTGGTGGGCGTTTCTTGAACACCAAGAAAGTTGATGCAACTAAGCCGAGCAATTCTCAGAGTTCTGAAGTCTTTCATCCGGAAAACAGGACCATGAACTCATCGAGGGAAGCAAACATGCCAAATCTCTCGGGATCCGAAGTTACAAGTATGGATTACTTTCTAAGTTCGTCAGTCTATACTCCTAGTGGCATGGTCATGCCTATCAAGTGGAATGCAGCAACAGTGGATACTGGCTGCTACAATCTTAATACATGA
- the LOC104734662 gene encoding kinesin-like protein KIN-14G: MQPLVRSVLDGYNVCIFAYGQTGSGKTFTMSGPRDLTEKSQGVNYRALGDLFLFAEQRKETFRYHIAVQMIEIYNEQLRDLLVSDGSNKRYPCKSPPSAS, translated from the exons ATGCAGCCATTGGTCCGTTCTGTTCTTGATGGATACAATGTATGCATATTTGCATATGGTCAAACTGGATCAGGAAAAACATTCACAATG AGTGGACCAAGAGATTTAACAGAGAAGAGTCAAGGAGTTAATTACAGAGCACTTGGTgatctgtttctttttgctgaacaaagaaaagagacatTCCGCTACCATATTGCTGTTCAGATGATTGAGATTTACAATGAGCAACTCAGAGACCTTCTCGTTAGTGATGGAAGCAACAAAAGATATCCTTGTAAATCTCCACCGTCTGCGAGCTAA